One Lottiidibacillus patelloidae DNA segment encodes these proteins:
- a CDS encoding SPOR domain-containing protein, translated as MDKPNRQIKITFDDNRNQRKENEFKKAEEEIAATAEREINNDDILFASDPSNKDNANYLRNVLKNKSNRNKKFIVIPKHFFFPIALALFIGISLGVIILKMFSTTGQTEDVPVNGNGTPAVVDQGDEEEDPPNTKSPVTSDLPSLAVNIIQIGVYSSQAKADEIIQEVKNNGLVAASLENEGLFYVFVGVTSTKDQAMALSSNYSSANEEDPYVKEFVMKGGTFSSTDSNKVALVENAAKEYSELVLLTSAALTTGSFDEKKWSEVKEMITSLEGIASSIETLTSEEKTFVTNVINAGKSFNEYKESGQASHLWASEQHLLNALTVYGLLFK; from the coding sequence GTGGACAAGCCAAACAGACAAATAAAAATTACCTTTGACGACAATCGGAATCAGAGAAAAGAGAACGAATTTAAAAAAGCAGAGGAAGAAATTGCAGCCACTGCTGAAAGAGAGATCAACAACGACGATATTTTATTTGCTAGTGACCCAAGCAATAAAGATAATGCGAATTACTTGCGCAACGTTTTAAAAAACAAGTCAAATCGCAATAAGAAATTTATTGTTATTCCAAAGCACTTTTTCTTTCCTATCGCTTTAGCATTGTTCATTGGGATATCACTCGGTGTCATTATTTTAAAAATGTTTAGCACGACTGGACAAACAGAAGACGTACCAGTTAACGGCAACGGTACACCAGCAGTAGTTGATCAAGGGGATGAAGAGGAGGATCCTCCTAATACGAAATCTCCGGTTACTTCGGATTTGCCGAGTTTAGCTGTTAACATTATTCAAATAGGTGTCTATTCTTCGCAAGCAAAAGCAGATGAGATCATACAAGAGGTTAAAAATAATGGGCTTGTAGCGGCCTCGCTTGAAAACGAAGGATTGTTTTATGTATTTGTAGGGGTAACGTCAACAAAAGATCAAGCAATGGCGTTAAGCAGTAATTATAGTTCAGCTAATGAAGAGGACCCGTATGTAAAAGAGTTCGTCATGAAAGGCGGCACTTTTTCTAGTACAGACAGTAATAAGGTTGCTCTAGTAGAAAATGCAGCAAAAGAATATTCAGAGCTCGTCTTGTTAACTTCAGCAGCATTGACGACTGGATCTTTTGACGAAAAGAAATGGTCTGAAGTAAAAGAAATGATAACATCATTAGAAGGTATCGCAAGTTCAATCGAAACGTTGACGAGCGAAGAAAAAACATTTGTCACAAACGTCATAAATGCAGGTAAGAGTTTTAATGAATATAAGGAAAGTGGACAAGCTAGCCATTTATGGGCAAGTGAGCAACATTTATTAAACGCGTTAACGGTATATGGATTATTATTTAAATAG
- the pilO gene encoding type 4a pilus biogenesis protein PilO, which translates to MKDLFRNPLVLFISITMVTVLIIAYIYVGMINPLVAEKEKLEKKQKMEATLLLSAKQRVSDTQNDTIVQLKSLHDQVPAKAYVGQFLFSIEKAKVISDSEILNLEVTQRVLEDEQTNKVTVALSVTSPNYFAMQTFLKSLENNTRITTIDDLSFSEDGEAGTADNSFAQLRTQGEVVYDVTLSTYFFPKYKAELESLPMQEIYNVGSKTNPLFGTKVNPDDVELHAVLNQYVVAINNNDADGLARIFTTTSTEDESSQVAAHASELIGQNLHVELLSVTIDTVRNSQASVNYVQKVSSNDEGSDYKSRIIEGTYVLKKINGTWKIHDIFKINELFLSTE; encoded by the coding sequence ATGAAAGACTTATTTAGAAACCCTCTCGTTCTCTTCATCTCTATAACAATGGTTACTGTATTAATTATTGCATATATATATGTAGGTATGATAAATCCATTAGTTGCTGAAAAAGAAAAGCTCGAGAAAAAGCAGAAAATGGAGGCAACGCTTTTACTTAGTGCGAAACAGCGTGTGTCTGACACGCAAAATGATACAATCGTCCAATTAAAATCGCTCCATGATCAAGTGCCTGCGAAAGCTTATGTTGGCCAATTTTTGTTTAGTATTGAAAAGGCGAAAGTTATCTCAGATAGTGAAATTTTAAATTTAGAAGTAACGCAACGAGTACTTGAAGATGAGCAAACGAATAAAGTAACAGTAGCGCTTTCGGTTACGTCACCAAATTATTTCGCAATGCAGACTTTCTTGAAATCATTAGAAAACAATACGCGTATTACGACAATCGATGATTTAAGTTTCTCAGAAGATGGCGAAGCTGGAACGGCTGATAACTCGTTTGCACAACTAAGAACACAAGGGGAAGTGGTTTACGATGTTACTTTATCTACTTATTTCTTCCCAAAATATAAAGCAGAGTTAGAATCATTACCAATGCAAGAAATTTATAATGTTGGATCGAAAACGAACCCGTTATTTGGAACGAAAGTAAACCCTGATGACGTTGAATTGCATGCGGTATTAAATCAATATGTCGTTGCGATTAATAATAATGATGCTGATGGATTGGCGAGAATTTTCACAACAACTTCAACTGAAGATGAAAGCTCTCAGGTAGCAGCACATGCGTCAGAACTTATTGGGCAAAACTTACATGTCGAACTCCTTTCTGTAACGATTGATACAGTGCGAAATTCGCAAGCTTCTGTCAACTACGTACAGAAAGTAAGTAGTAATGATGAAGGTAGTGACTATAAAAGCCGAATTATTGAAGGAACGTATGTATTAAAGAAAATAAATGGCACATGGAAGATCCATGATATTTTCAAAATAAATGAACTGTTTTTATCGACTGAATAA
- a CDS encoding PilN domain-containing protein — translation MNVEINLLREKPKAHPIFRILIYILIATVLASGAFMYVKYSSVSSEIEMLETKIKSAEAERIALEAKITDMQSGSFIDEYVQDVNKIEAFHFSSVGILNDFVKLLPERGYFIDYTFSENGIVDIYVKFDTLPEMSMYTDGLSSLSFVTNVSLDDIEIKEVSNNENEVLPRFYVQYSITLDLETVKAVQAEQEGGE, via the coding sequence ATGAACGTAGAAATTAATTTATTGCGTGAGAAACCTAAAGCGCACCCTATTTTTAGAATTTTAATTTACATATTAATCGCAACTGTGTTAGCAAGTGGAGCTTTTATGTATGTTAAATATAGTAGTGTCTCCAGTGAAATTGAAATGCTAGAAACGAAGATAAAAAGTGCAGAGGCGGAACGTATAGCTCTTGAAGCGAAAATAACTGATATGCAATCTGGATCTTTTATTGATGAATATGTACAAGACGTCAATAAGATTGAAGCATTCCATTTTTCTAGTGTTGGTATTTTAAATGATTTTGTTAAATTATTGCCTGAGCGTGGTTATTTTATTGATTATACTTTCTCTGAAAATGGTATTGTCGATATTTATGTTAAATTTGATACGCTGCCAGAAATGTCAATGTACACGGACGGTTTAAGTTCATTGTCATTTGTAACAAATGTTAGTTTAGATGATATTGAAATTAAAGAGGTTTCTAATAATGAAAACGAAGTATTACCAAGATTTTATGTGCAATACTCGATTACATTAGATTTAGAAACTGTAAAAGCTGTTCAAGCAGAACAGGAGGGAGGAGAATAA
- a CDS encoding Maf family protein — translation MKKLILASGSPRRKELLEQVNLTFEIIVSDIEEVMNEKDTPANIVQSLAQQKAKDVFSKNKDCVVIGADTIVAIGDRRLGKPKSKEEAVEMLQLLSGNTHSVFTGVAIETLEKSITFYEETKVMFWNLTKKDIDTYIQSGEPFDKAGAYGIQGFGAMLVKKIDGDYFNVVGLPISRTIRELSRFQ, via the coding sequence ATGAAAAAATTAATCTTAGCATCAGGATCTCCAAGACGGAAAGAATTGCTCGAGCAAGTGAATCTAACTTTTGAAATAATCGTCAGTGATATTGAAGAAGTCATGAATGAAAAAGATACCCCGGCTAATATTGTTCAGTCATTAGCACAGCAAAAAGCAAAAGATGTTTTCTCGAAAAATAAAGATTGTGTAGTTATTGGGGCAGATACGATTGTTGCGATCGGTGATAGAAGATTAGGGAAACCAAAAAGCAAAGAAGAAGCAGTAGAAATGTTACAATTATTATCTGGGAACACGCATTCCGTTTTTACCGGAGTAGCAATCGAGACATTAGAAAAATCTATCACATTTTATGAAGAAACAAAAGTAATGTTTTGGAACCTTACGAAAAAGGATATAGATACATACATCCAAAGTGGTGAACCATTTGATAAAGCTGGTGCATATGGAATTCAAGGATTCGGTGCTATGTTAGTGAAAAAAATCGATGGCGATTACTTTAATGTTGTAGGCTTACCTATATCCCGGACAATTCGTGAATTAAGCCGTTTCCAATAA